The Microcebus murinus isolate Inina chromosome 4, M.murinus_Inina_mat1.0, whole genome shotgun sequence genome has a segment encoding these proteins:
- the CCKBR gene encoding gastrin/cholecystokinin type B receptor: MELLKLNRSVPGSGPGPGASLCRPGGHLLNSSSAGNLSCEPPRIRGAGTRELELAIRVTLYAVIFLTSVGGNVLIIVVLGLSRRLRTVTNAFLLSLAVSDLLLAVACMPFTLLPNLMGTFIFGTVICKAVSYLMGVSVSVSTLSLVAIALERYSAICRPLQARVWQTRSHAARVIVATWLLSGLLMVPYPVYTVVQPVGPRVLQCVHRWPSARVRQTWSVLLLLLLFFVPGVVMAVAYGLISRELYLGLRFDSDSDSENQSRVRSQGGLPGGAGPGPVHQNGRCRPETGLAGEDSDGCYVQLPRSRPALELSALTAPTPGSGPGPRPTQAKLLAKKRVVRMLLVIVVLFFLCWLPVYSANTWRAFDGPGAHRALSGAPISFIHLLSYASACVNPLVYCFMHRRFRQACLDTCSRCCPRPPRRRPRPLPDEDPPTPSIASLSRLSYTTISTLGPG; the protein is encoded by the exons ATGGAGCTACTAAAGCTGAACCGCAGCGTGCCTGGATCCGGACCCGGGCCCGGGGCTTCCCTGTGCCGCCCAGGTGGCCATCTCCTCAACAGCAGCAGTGCGGGCAACCTCAGCTGCGAGCCCCCTCGCATCCGCGGAGCCGGGACACGAG AATTGGAGCTGGCCATTAGAGTCACGCTTTACGCGGTGATCTTCCTGACGAGCGTTGGCGGCAATGTGCTTATCATCGTGGTCCTGGGACTGAGCCGCCGCCTGAGGACTGTCACCAATGCCTTCCTCCTCTCACTGGCAGTCAGCGACCTCCTGCTGGCTGTGGCTTGCATGCCCTTCACCCTCTTGCCCAATCTCATGGGCACATTCATCTTTGGCACAGTCATCTGCAAGGCGGTTTCCTACCTCATGG GGGTGTCTGTGAGTGTGTCCACGCTGAGCCTCGTAGCCATCGCCCTGGAACGGTACAGCGCCATCTGCCGACCGCTACAGGCGCGCGTGTGGCAGACGCGCTCCCACGCGGCTCGAGTGATTGTAGCCACGTGGCTGCTGTCGGGACTGCTCATGGTGCCCTACCCTGTGTACACCGTCGTGCAGCCCGTGGGGCCTCGTGTGCTGCAGTGCGTGCATCGCTGGCCCAGTGCGCGGGTCCGCCAGACCTG GtcggtgctgctgctgctgctcttgtTCTTCGTCCCGGGTGTGGTCATGGCCGTGGCCTATGGGCTTATCTCCCGTGAGCTCTACTTAGGGCTTCGCtttgacagtgacagtgacagcgAGAACCAAAGCCGGGTCCGAAGCCAAGGAGGATTGCCGGGCGGGGCTGGACCAG GCCCTGTCCACCAGAACGGGCGTTGCCGGCCTGAGACTGGCCTGGCTGGCGAGGACAGTGATGGCTGCTATGTGCAACTTCCGCGTTCTCGGCCTGCGCTGGAGTTGTCAGCGCTGACGGCGCCCACTCCTGGGTCAGGGCCCGGCCCGCGGCCCACCCAGGCCAAGCTGCTGGCTAAGAAGCGTGTGGTGCGAATGTTGCTGGTGATCGTTGTGCTCTTCTTCCTGTGTTGGCTGCCAGTGTACAGTGCCAACACGTGGCGCGCCTTCGACGGCCCGGGTGCACACCGCGCACTCTCAGGTGCCCCAATCTCCTTCATCCACTTGCTAAGCTATGCCTCGGCCTGTGTCAACCCCCTGGTCTACTGCTTCATGCACCGTCGCTTTCGCCAGGCCTGCCTGGACACGTGCTCCCGCTGTTGTCCCCGGCCTCCGCGAAGACGCCCCAGGCCTCTTCCAGACgaggacccccccaccccctccattGCCTCCCTGTCCAGGCTGAGCTACACCACTATCAGTACGCTGGGGCCTGGctga